The DNA segment ATTCCAACTGCAAAATTAAATGCCTTGGTAGAAGAAGCCACAAGAGCCCACCCACTACCGCATGATTATGGTAAATTAGTAAAAATTTATTATGCGGTTCAATATGACTTAGCGCCTCCAAAAATAGCTCTAATCATGAACAGACCAAAAGCTTTGCATTTTAGCTATAAGCGCTATTTGCAAAATCAAATTAGAAAACAATTTAATTTTGAAGGTGTTCCTTTGATTTTAGCTTCAAGAAAAAAAGGTAGCAAAGATGAGCAAGAAGGATAATCTCCTTTTTGTAGGCTTTATGGGTTGTGGTAAAACAACCATAGCAAGAGCTTATGCTAAAAAATACAATAAAATATTTTTAGATACGGATAGCTTAATCAAAGAAAAATTTAATCTTAAAATTGATGAAATTTTTAAAACATATGGTGAAAAAAAATTCCGTAAAGAAGAGAAAAAACTTGTTTCTTTTTTAACTTGTGTGCAAGATTGTTCTATTGCAAGTGGTGGTGGTTTCATAGAACAAAAAAAACTAAAAGACATTGGGACAATTATATATTTAAAAGCAAGCTTTGATTATCTTTTGCAAAGATTAAGCAAGGAAGAATTAGCCACTAGGCCTTTACTTATAAATATAAATAATGCCAAAATTCTTTTTAATCAAAGGGCAAAAAAATATGAAAAAAAAGCAGATATTATAATTAACATTGAAAACAAAAGTATTAAAGAACTTATCAAAGAGATTAAAAAAGAGGTAAAATGAGAGTTATTACAGGATTGCAACCAAGTGGAGATTTACATATAGGCAATTATTTTGGCTCAATCAAACAAATGCTAAATATGCAAGAAGAAAATCAAATGTATATGTTTATAGCAAATTACCATGCTATGACTTCAAGTTTTGATGGTGAAAAACTCAGACAAAATTCACTCAAAGCTGCAGCAGCTTTTTTGAGTTTAGGGATTGATCCGCAAAAAAGCGTGTTTTGGTTGCAAAGTGATGTAAAAGAAGTAATGGAACTTTATTGGATTCTTTCTCAATTTACCCCAATGGGACTTTTAGAAAGAGCGCATAGCTATAAAGATAAAATCGCCAAAGGTTTAAATG comes from the Campylobacter sp. CNRCH_2014_0184h genome and includes:
- a CDS encoding shikimate kinase; amino-acid sequence: MSKKDNLLFVGFMGCGKTTIARAYAKKYNKIFLDTDSLIKEKFNLKIDEIFKTYGEKKFRKEEKKLVSFLTCVQDCSIASGGGFIEQKKLKDIGTIIYLKASFDYLLQRLSKEELATRPLLININNAKILFNQRAKKYEKKADIIINIENKSIKELIKEIKKEVK